TCTTCTTCGTCCCGCCCTTGCTCCAGCCCGCGACGCTACGGTTGCTGCTCGTCGCCTTCTTCGCCGCCATCTTCGAACCCTTCGGGACGACTCTGTTGAGTAGCCAGTCAAGCCAGTCAACCTCAGGATACGGCTCTTCACGGTGGGCGTGTAGATCCAGGGTCCACTCACCTTCACCCGCCGCCGCGGAGCGCCCGCTCCTGTCGAGGCGCAGCGTGGACAGGCTCAGCTACGACAGGTCATGCCAGGCCGAGGTCGGCTTTGACCTGCTCCCAAGGGACAGCGGGTCCACCCTCATCCATCTCGGTTGCAGCGGCCGCAGCGGCCGAGATGTCGGCCAGGTCCTCCGCGGCTGCGATGAGCCGATCGAGATCCTCGGCGTCGACCACCGCGGCTACCCGCTGGCCACGGCGAGTCAGGTAGACCGGGTCGTGCTGGGCCCGCGCGGTGTCGACGACGTCGTCCAGCCGCGCCTGCGCGTCGCCGACCGTCATCTCCACCATGCCATTGCCCTCGTCCTGTGATCACTTCGCGCTCGCGCTCGTGGTTACGCCTGGCGCAGCTCCATCAGCCGCGCCGCCAGATCCTCCGACACCGGAGCCTTCCTGCCGGTGTCGTAGTCAAAAGTGACGATCACCGACTCGCCATCTGCGGCGACCGCCCCGTGCTGGTGACTCACGATCCGGTGCCGCATGACGAACCGGTCGTCGCCGACGTCCCCGATCTGCGCGCCGACGGTCACGGTGTCGGGGTGGGTCAGCGGGATCCGGAACCGGCAGCTGGCCGAGTGCAGGATCGGTCCGACGCCGCGCGACTGCTCGATCGAGCCCAGGCCGAGCACGGCGAAGCACTCGATCCGCGCGGTCTCGAAGTAGCGGAAGTAGACGGTGTTGTTCACGTGGCCCATGGCGTCCATGTCGCCCCAGGCCACGGGGATCTCCACCCTCACGGGGTAGCCGGTGAGCAGCTCGTTGATCCGGTCGTGGTCAGTCACCGGCACAGGCTAGCGATCCGAGATGCCAGCGTGTCGGCGTCCACTCCCGTGTCGTCCCCGGGCCCCACGCCGCACTCAGCCCGCGAGATGACTCCACGCCGGCGCGAGCTCCTGCCAGGGACCGGTGGCTGCCACCTCTCCGTCGACGAGGACGACGACCCGATCGGCCTGGGCCAGGGCCGACCGCTTGGCCGTGGCGCCGATCACCGTCGTCCCCCGTTCCCGCAGCGCCGCCCACAACTCGATCTCGGTGCTGGCGTCCAGGGCGCTGGAGATGTCGTCGGCCAGGAGCAGCTCGGTGTCGGCGGCGAGCGCCCGCGCGAGGGCGAGCCGCTGGACCTGACCGCCGGAGAGCCGGACGCCGCGGTGCCCGACGACGGCGTCCTTCCCACCGGCGTCCTCGATGTCACGTCCGAGCCGGGCGGCGGAGACCGGGTCCTCGAAGGTCCGCCGGTGGCCCAGCAGCACGTTGTCGGAGAAGCTGCCGGACAGCACCCGCGGCACCTGGGCGACGTGGGCGACCTGCGCGGGCCGCAGGAACGCCTGGGGGTCGGTGACCGGCTGGCCGTTCCAGAGCAGGACGCCGGTGTGCTCGATCAGCCCAGCCAGCGCCGACAGCAGGCTGGACTTGCCGGCGCCGACCTGCCCGACGAGCAGCACGAGCTCACCGGCCTCCACGGTGAGGTCCACGCTGCTGACGCCGATCGTGCCGTCGTCGTGAATCGCCGAGAACCCGCGCAACTCGAGGCGCTCCAACGGAACCCGCCGGACCGGCTCCGGCGCCGGGGCCACCCCGGTGACGAGGTCGACGTCCGGGGGGAGGTCCATCAGGTCGGCCCCGCCGGCGAACCGGCTGGTCTCCTTCTGCCATGCCCGGGTCCCGGGCGCCTCGGTGACCACCATCCCGGCGACCCGACCGAACCAGTCGAACCCGCCGACCGCGTTGGCCACGAGCAGGGCGACCGCCAGGCTCCAGCCGTCCAGGAAGTAGATCCCCCACGCCGCGACGACGCCGCTCTGCACCATCACCATGGGCACGCCGTCCAGGAACGCCTGCACCCGGTGCTCCTTGACCGCGGCGTCGACCCGGCCGGAGTCCACGCGGCGCAGGTGGGCATGCAGCTCCGGGACGGCGGCAGCTAGCTTGACGGTGCGCACCGAGTCGAGCCCGGAGACGAGGGCGCGCCCGAACCTGGCCCGGGCCCCGGACGCCGCGGCCGCCGACCGACCGGCGATGGGCCGGCCGAGCGTCGAGGCGAGCGCCGAGGCCACCATCACGGCGAGCAGCACCGCGCCGGCCACCCAGGTGCCGGCGAGGAGCGCGGTGACGCTGGCGATGACCAGGCCGTTGAGGAAGTCGATCCACCGATCGGCGTACCGGGCGTAGCGGTCGGCGTCCATCGAGCGGGCGACGACCTCGCCGGGCGGCGTGCGCGCCAGCCGGCGCTGCCCCGTCTGGCCGTAGAGCACCGCCATCCGGGCCCGGAGCAGGACCTCCACCCACCACCGCGGATAGCGCCAGAAGGCGTTGGCCAGCATGAGCGGGGCGGCGAGCAGACTCATCGCGACCGCGCCGGTCAGCCACCACGGGTCCCCGCCCGCCTGGAGGGTCTCCACGGTCCGGCCCCACAGGAGTCCGGTGACGGCGCCCTGGGCTCCGGTGAGGGCGGCGAGCAGGAACAGGAGCGCCCCGAGCAGCCCCCACACCGGACGCACCACGAGCGCGTGGGCGATGCCGCGCGCCAGCGAGGGACCCGTGCCGGCGTCCTCGATCTCCGGCGGCGGACCGGACCGGCGGCGCCCCCCGACGCCGTCGTGGTCCGCCGCGGAGAACTCGGCCGCGGACAGCTCGGCGGCGGAGGGCTCGGCCGCGGAGGGCTCGGCCGCGGTGAGCTCGGCCGCGACCTGCCCCTTGGCGTCGATGCCGTCCGCGGCGGCCGGGTCGTGGCCGTGGTCGGTGCGGCTGGCCGTCAGCAGGTCGCGGAACGGCCCGGGGGTTACAGCGAGCTCGGTGCGCGGACCCTGCTGAACGATGCGCCCGCGGTCCAGGACGGCGACCAGCGGGGCCCGCTCGATCGTGGACAGCCGGTGGGCGACGAGGATCCCGGTCCGGGCCGTGAGCAGTCGGCTGGCGGCGGCCACGACGCGGCGCTCGGTGAGTGGGTCCATCCGGGCGGTGGCTTCGTCGAGCACGACCACCCGGACGTCGCGGACCAGCAGGCGCGCGAAGGCGACCAGCTGCTCCTCCCCCGCCGACAGCGACGTCCCGCCGGGTCCGAGGAGCGTCTCGAGGCCGTCCGGCAGGCCGGCGACCCAGCCGGCCAGGCCGAGTTCCGCCACGGCCGCCTCGACCCGGTCTCTCGGGACGTCGGCGAACAGGGTGATGTTCTCGGCGAGGGTGCCGGCAAGGATCTCCGTGCGCTGCGTGACGACGCCGACGGAACGCCGAAGGAGCTGCAGGTCCAGGTCCCGGACGTCGACGCCGCCGAGGAACACGGTGCCCGGCGGTGGCTCCATCGCCCGGGACACCAGGGCGGCCAAGGTCGACTTGCCGGAGCCGGTGCGGCCGACCAGGGCGACCGTCTGGCCGGCGGGGACGTGCAGGTCGATGCCCCGCAGTGCGAACGTCCCCTCGGCGTAGGAGAAGTCGAGACCCCGTAGTTCCAGGTCGACCGGCCCGTCGGGAACGGGACGGCCGCCCTCCGGCTCGGGGACGACGTCCAGCATCTGACGCAGTCGGATGACGGCCCCAAGGCCGGCCTGCAGGTCCGGCAGGTGGTTGGCGACCATCGCGATCTGGCCGACGAACGAGGAGGTGACGAGGAAGAGGGTCACCACCTCGGCGACCGAGAGGGCGCCGCTGGAGGTGAGCGCCACGCCGGCGACCGCGACGCCCGCCAGCAGCGCGTGGAGCAGGACGCCGGCGCGCCGGGCCAGGCGGCTCTCGACGTCGACGACCGAGCGGAACTTCGCGTGGACGTCGGCGGACAGCCGGGCCAGGCGGCGCAAGACGTAGGCCTGGCCCAGGCTGGTGCGCAGGTCGTCGCGGCCGGCGATGCCCTCCTCGAGGACGGCGGCGTGGTCGGTCCACGCCATCTCCTCGACCACCTTGCGGCGCGAGATCTCCCCGAGCAGCGACCGGACGGCGAACCAGGTGACGGCCGCGAGCACCGGGAACAGGACGAAGGACGGCCACCATGTGACGCCGGCGACCACCCACATCGGCAGGGCGCCGAAGACCGTGCGGGCGAGCATCCAGAACTGCCACCGGACGAGGTTGCCGACCTCGTGGCTGTCGTCGTCGATCCGGTCGAGGATCTCGCCGACCGCCTGCTCGCTGAGCGCGGGCAGCGGTTGGCGCAGCGCCGCCTGGAGCAGGTCCTCACGCAGCCGGCCCTCGGCGCGGTCCGAGCAGCCGACCCAGGCGATCTTGCCGGCGGTGTCGATGACGGCGGCGCCGACGAGGCAGACGGCGAGCAGCCAGACCAGGGCCCGGGTCGGGTTCTCGGCGAGCTGCCCGGCCACGACGGTGCCCAGCGTCATCCCGACCGCTCCCACCGCGGACGCGGTCAGGGCGGCCGCCGCGACGGGGCTCTTCAGCCGCCGCCAGTCGATCCGGCGGGACGGGTCGACGTCCGGAGGGGCCGCCCGCCGCTGGTCCGGGGTGGCGGCCTCCGCCGTGATCGCAGCCATGGTGGGGCCACGCTATGCGGAGGAGGGGACGTTCTTCGCCTGGTTTTTCTGCCGGCGAAGGCCCGCCAAGGGCTGTCCGGACCGCGAGCGGGCGGCGAGGGCCGCGGCCGCGCTCTCAGGCCGCCAACGCCGCTGCCTCGTGCCCGATCGCTGACACCGGGGGCACCGTTGTCCGATGGTACCGCCCGTAGTACCATCGGGCAGTGGTTTCGGTGGAGGCAATCGTCGCAGCGATGCGCCGCAGCCAGCACAACATCTCCTACGACGACCTCCGAAAAGTCTGTGAACATTATTTCGGGACACCCCGCCAAGCGAATTCCTCGCACGCCGTGTTCAAGACTCCTTGGTCAGGTGACCCGCGCGTGAACATCCAGAATGACAAGGGCAAGGCCAAAGCCTACCAAGTCCGCCAGGTGCTTAAAGCGATTGACAAAAAAGAGGAGGAGAAGTGATGGAGACCCTACAGCGTCCGCACATCGACGTGTCACATTATACGTACCGCGTCACCTGGTCGGCGGAAGA
This DNA window, taken from Kineosporiaceae bacterium SCSIO 59966, encodes the following:
- a CDS encoding type II toxin-antitoxin system Phd/YefM family antitoxin, translated to MVEMTVGDAQARLDDVVDTARAQHDPVYLTRRGQRVAAVVDAEDLDRLIAAAEDLADISAAAAAATEMDEGGPAVPWEQVKADLGLA
- a CDS encoding toxin HicA; its protein translation is MRRSQHNISYDDLRKVCEHYFGTPRQANSSHAVFKTPWSGDPRVNIQNDKGKAKAYQVRQVLKAIDKKEEEK
- a CDS encoding ABC transporter ATP-binding protein codes for the protein MAAITAEAATPDQRRAAPPDVDPSRRIDWRRLKSPVAAAALTASAVGAVGMTLGTVVAGQLAENPTRALVWLLAVCLVGAAVIDTAGKIAWVGCSDRAEGRLREDLLQAALRQPLPALSEQAVGEILDRIDDDSHEVGNLVRWQFWMLARTVFGALPMWVVAGVTWWPSFVLFPVLAAVTWFAVRSLLGEISRRKVVEEMAWTDHAAVLEEGIAGRDDLRTSLGQAYVLRRLARLSADVHAKFRSVVDVESRLARRAGVLLHALLAGVAVAGVALTSSGALSVAEVVTLFLVTSSFVGQIAMVANHLPDLQAGLGAVIRLRQMLDVVPEPEGGRPVPDGPVDLELRGLDFSYAEGTFALRGIDLHVPAGQTVALVGRTGSGKSTLAALVSRAMEPPPGTVFLGGVDVRDLDLQLLRRSVGVVTQRTEILAGTLAENITLFADVPRDRVEAAVAELGLAGWVAGLPDGLETLLGPGGTSLSAGEEQLVAFARLLVRDVRVVVLDEATARMDPLTERRVVAAASRLLTARTGILVAHRLSTIERAPLVAVLDRGRIVQQGPRTELAVTPGPFRDLLTASRTDHGHDPAAADGIDAKGQVAAELTAAEPSAAEPSAAELSAAEFSAADHDGVGGRRRSGPPPEIEDAGTGPSLARGIAHALVVRPVWGLLGALLFLLAALTGAQGAVTGLLWGRTVETLQAGGDPWWLTGAVAMSLLAAPLMLANAFWRYPRWWVEVLLRARMAVLYGQTGQRRLARTPPGEVVARSMDADRYARYADRWIDFLNGLVIASVTALLAGTWVAGAVLLAVMVASALASTLGRPIAGRSAAAASGARARFGRALVSGLDSVRTVKLAAAVPELHAHLRRVDSGRVDAAVKEHRVQAFLDGVPMVMVQSGVVAAWGIYFLDGWSLAVALLVANAVGGFDWFGRVAGMVVTEAPGTRAWQKETSRFAGGADLMDLPPDVDLVTGVAPAPEPVRRVPLERLELRGFSAIHDDGTIGVSSVDLTVEAGELVLLVGQVGAGKSSLLSALAGLIEHTGVLLWNGQPVTDPQAFLRPAQVAHVAQVPRVLSGSFSDNVLLGHRRTFEDPVSAARLGRDIEDAGGKDAVVGHRGVRLSGGQVQRLALARALAADTELLLADDISSALDASTEIELWAALRERGTTVIGATAKRSALAQADRVVVLVDGEVAATGPWQELAPAWSHLAG
- a CDS encoding acyl-CoA thioesterase gives rise to the protein MPVTDHDRINELLTGYPVRVEIPVAWGDMDAMGHVNNTVYFRYFETARIECFAVLGLGSIEQSRGVGPILHSASCRFRIPLTHPDTVTVGAQIGDVGDDRFVMRHRIVSHQHGAVAADGESVIVTFDYDTGRKAPVSEDLAARLMELRQA